A window from Falco naumanni isolate bFalNau1 chromosome 3, bFalNau1.pat, whole genome shotgun sequence encodes these proteins:
- the LOC121084783 gene encoding feather keratin 1-like, whose translation MACNNFCSPCGPTPLANSCNEPCIRQCEDSRVVIQPPAVMVTLPGPILTSFPQSTAVGSSSSAAVGNILSSQGVPISSGGFGYGYGLGGLGCYGAGRACLPC comes from the coding sequence ATGGCCTGCAACAACTTCTGCAGCCCCTGCGGACCCACCCCGCTGGCTAACAGCTGCAACGAGCCCTGCATCAGGCAGTGCGAGGACTCCCGCGTCGTCATCCAGCCTCCCGCCGTGATGGTCACCCTGCCGGGACCCATCCtcacctccttcccccagagCACCGCCGTCGGATCCTCCTCATCGGCTGCTGTGGGCAACATCCTCAGCTCCCAGGGGGTGCCCATCTCCTCCGGCGGCTTTGGCTACGGTTACGGCCTCGGAGGCCTGGGCTGCTATGGCGCCGgaagagcctgcctgccctgctaa
- the LOC121085473 gene encoding feather keratin 1-like has product MACNNFCSPCGPTPLANSCNEPCVRQCEDSRVVIQPPAVLVTLPGPILTSFPQSTAVGSSSSAAVGNILSSQGVPISSGGFGYGYGLGGLGCYGAGRACLPC; this is encoded by the coding sequence ATGGCCTGCAACAACTTCTGCAGCCCCTGCGGACCCACCCCGCTGGCTAACAGCTGCAACGAGCCCTGCGTCAGGCAGTGCGAGGACTCCCGCGTCGTCATCCAGCCTCCCGCCGTGCTGGTCACCCTGCCGGGACCCATCCtcacctccttcccccagagCACCGCCGTCGGATCCTCCTCATCGGCTGCTGTGGGCAACATCCTCAGCTCCCAGGGAGTGCCCATCTCCTCCGGCGGCTTTGGCTACGGTTACGGCCTCGGAGGCCTGGGCTGCTATGGCGCCGgaagagcctgcctgccctgctaa
- the LOC121085454 gene encoding feather keratin 1-like: MACNNFCSPCGPTPLANSCNEPCVRQCEDSRVVIQPPAVLVTLPGPILSSFPQSTAVGSSSSAAVGNILSSQGVPISSGGFGYGYGLGGLGCYGAGRACLPC; encoded by the coding sequence ATGGCCTGCAACAACTTCTGCAGCCCCTGCGGACCCACCCCGCTGGCTAACAGCTGCAACGAGCCCTGCGTCAGGCAGTGCGAGGACTCCCGCGTCGTCATCCAGCCTCCCGCCGTGCTGGTCACCCTGCCGGgacccatcctcagctccttcccccagagCACCGCCGTCGGATCCTCCTCATCGGCTGCTGTGGGCAACATCCTCAGCTCCCAGGGAGTGCCCATCTCCTCCGGCGGCTTTGGCTACGGTTACGGCCTCGGAGGCCTGGGCTGCTATGGCGCCGgaagagcctgcctgccctgctaa
- the LOC121084784 gene encoding feather keratin 1-like translates to MACNNFCSPCGPTPLANSCNEPCVRQCEDSRVVIQPSTVMVTLPGPILTSFPQSTAVGSSSSAAVGNILSSQGVPVSSGGFGYGYGLGGLGCYGAGRACLPC, encoded by the coding sequence ATGGCCTGCAACAACTTCTGCAGCCCCTGCGGACCCACCCCGCTGGCTAACAGCTGCAACGAGCCCTGCGTCAGGCAGTGCGAGGACTCCCGCGTCGTCATCCAGCCTTCCACCGTGATGGTCACCCTGCCGGGACCCATCCtcacctccttcccccagagCACCGCCGTCGGATCCTCCTCATCGGCTGCTGTGGGCAACATCCTCAGCTCCCAGGGGGTGCCCGTTTCCTCCGGCGGCTTTGGCTACGGTTACGGCCTTGGAGGCCTGGGCTGCTATGGCGCCGgaagagcctgcctgccctgctaa